From Luteitalea sp., the proteins below share one genomic window:
- a CDS encoding glycosyltransferase, which translates to MLPSLDVVVVNWNGGRLLHDCIESVGAIHDHRFELRRVVVVDNGSSDGSMDGLEWLDSRVEVIRSRRNLGFAAACNRGAIGSTADYLLFLNPDTRVTADALARPVEYLASPSGRDVGIVGPRLVDDEGATSRSCARFPTPAMFVSVVLGLNRLFPRRWPSHVMSEWDHRDTRQVEHVCGAFYAVRRLLFQALDGFDERFFLYLEDLDFSRRAALRGSRTMFLADAVVYHKGGGASQAVKALRLGYALHSRILYGYKHFPRRSATALAVGTLCVEPLIRLAHALGHLDGREITDVVLGYVRLWRRVLGDLWRHRGIQRWTQIRTDTEGHG; encoded by the coding sequence ATGCTGCCTTCGCTCGACGTCGTCGTCGTCAACTGGAACGGTGGGCGCTTGCTCCACGACTGCATCGAGTCAGTGGGCGCCATCCACGACCATCGGTTCGAGTTACGTCGGGTCGTCGTCGTCGACAACGGATCCAGTGACGGTTCGATGGATGGTCTCGAATGGCTCGACTCGAGAGTCGAGGTCATTCGTAGCCGCCGTAATCTCGGTTTTGCGGCCGCGTGCAATCGAGGCGCCATCGGATCGACAGCAGACTATCTCCTTTTCTTGAACCCAGACACGCGCGTGACGGCGGATGCCCTCGCGAGGCCTGTCGAGTATCTCGCGTCTCCATCGGGGCGAGACGTGGGCATTGTCGGCCCTCGACTGGTCGATGACGAAGGGGCGACGAGCCGGAGCTGTGCGCGATTCCCGACTCCCGCCATGTTCGTGAGCGTCGTGCTCGGGCTCAATCGGCTCTTCCCCCGGCGCTGGCCGTCCCACGTGATGAGTGAGTGGGACCATCGGGATACGCGGCAGGTCGAGCACGTCTGCGGCGCGTTCTATGCCGTACGGCGCTTGCTCTTCCAAGCCCTTGATGGCTTCGACGAGCGATTCTTCTTGTATCTCGAAGACCTCGACTTCTCGCGTCGGGCCGCGCTCCGCGGTTCGCGGACCATGTTCCTCGCTGACGCCGTCGTTTACCATAAGGGTGGCGGTGCATCGCAAGCGGTGAAGGCACTGAGGCTTGGCTACGCGCTGCACAGCCGGATTCTCTACGGGTACAAGCATTTTCCCCGGCGGAGCGCGACGGCGCTCGCGGTGGGGACGCTCTGTGTCGAGCCCCTGATCCGCCTGGCTCACGCGCTTGGTCATCTCGACGGTCGAGAAATCACGGACGTCGTGCTCGGGTACGTGCGGCTCTGGAGGCGGGTCCTTGGCGATCTGTGGAGGCATCGGGGCATCCAGAGATGGACGCAAATAAGGACGGATACCGAGGGACACGGATAA
- a CDS encoding glycosyltransferase, which yields MRVLFLVQHTGSSPGTRYRVLQYLPALESAGFLCTVRVAQSQVSTAAALGSLGRARHVRTLQLARSWSETHASLARLISLLPRFDRCVFYRIPLPAWTTTWLGPYRDRLVYDFDDALDVQEAGETHLMAKLRGRLWRDSLARAIACCRVIVTSNHRNAAVVQAAGGEAVLIPTSVDIDRYPFPAPPRTAARLVLGWIGTPSTAAYLTLIEEPLRRILCRYDVELRLVGAGRSPLRGVPVTIHPWCLETEVNDVSAFDIGLMPMPDTAWTRGKAALKALQYGASGAPTIASWTETNEQILGSDTGTLFCRSDAEWERALAQLIEDRTLREQLGRRARDRVASLYSVQANAPKWIALLRKAEKVGS from the coding sequence ATGAGGGTGTTATTCCTCGTTCAGCATACCGGGTCCTCTCCCGGGACGCGCTATCGGGTTCTGCAGTACCTGCCGGCCTTGGAGTCGGCCGGCTTTCTCTGCACCGTCCGCGTGGCGCAGAGTCAAGTGTCGACCGCTGCAGCGCTCGGCAGCCTCGGGCGCGCACGCCACGTGCGGACGCTGCAGCTGGCTCGAAGTTGGAGCGAGACACACGCCAGCCTGGCGCGTCTCATCTCGCTGCTGCCGCGGTTCGATCGATGCGTGTTCTATCGGATTCCGCTGCCGGCCTGGACGACCACGTGGCTCGGCCCGTATCGCGATCGGCTCGTGTACGATTTCGACGATGCGTTGGACGTGCAGGAAGCAGGAGAAACGCATCTCATGGCCAAGCTGCGCGGCCGCTTGTGGCGCGACAGCCTGGCACGGGCCATCGCCTGCTGCCGGGTGATCGTCACCTCGAACCACCGTAACGCCGCGGTCGTCCAAGCGGCCGGCGGGGAAGCCGTGCTCATTCCGACGTCTGTCGACATCGATCGATACCCCTTTCCGGCACCGCCCCGTACCGCGGCGCGGCTGGTCCTTGGCTGGATTGGCACACCGTCCACGGCCGCTTACCTGACCCTCATCGAGGAGCCGTTGCGGCGGATCCTCTGCCGTTACGATGTCGAGCTTCGACTGGTGGGCGCCGGGCGGAGCCCGTTGCGCGGCGTTCCGGTCACGATCCATCCGTGGTGTCTCGAGACGGAGGTCAACGACGTCTCCGCGTTCGATATCGGATTGATGCCGATGCCGGACACCGCGTGGACACGGGGCAAAGCCGCCCTCAAGGCGCTTCAGTACGGTGCATCCGGCGCGCCAACGATCGCCTCGTGGACGGAGACCAACGAGCAGATCCTCGGGAGTGACACCGGCACGCTCTTTTGCCGGTCAGACGCCGAGTGGGAACGGGCCCTTGCGCAGCTCATCGAAGACCGGACGCTGCGCGAACAGCTTGGGAGGCGTGCCCGCGATCGCGTCGCATCGCTCTATTCCGTGCAAGCGAATGCGCCAAAATGGATTGCCTTGCTACGGAAGGCAGAGAAAGTCGGTTCGTAG
- a CDS encoding methyltransferase domain-containing protein: MAPLRAAEAATTLLRSRRQPSCPLCGELGAPLHSGLRDRLLDRPEAWSLVRCEHTACGLLWLDPQPLSEDITLAYGDSYPSHVVLTPPPSLVRRFYSRVERGYFADAFGYDGPEVRSWQRLAGHALGGLPLRRAACDFQVAHLSALSGGRLLDVGCGRGDGLLLLRRLGWSAEGVDFDPSAVDAARTRGLEVRCGTVEAQRYAAASFDAIVLSHVIEHLFDPLQLLRECARILKPGGRLVVVTPNTASLFHARFGASWFHLDPPRHIMLFHAPPLRQVVEAAGLTIERLTTSLRSAWLNWILSRRIQREGVADLYRPPSNRERMEGYLSVLAKRIGTTDSGEELVLLARKPPPSEDDPRMEAPAQSR; the protein is encoded by the coding sequence ATGGCGCCCCTCCGCGCCGCTGAAGCCGCGACAACGCTCCTACGGTCTCGCCGGCAGCCGAGCTGTCCCCTCTGCGGAGAGCTCGGCGCCCCGCTCCACAGCGGCCTTCGGGACCGGCTGTTGGACCGTCCCGAGGCGTGGTCGCTCGTGCGCTGCGAACACACGGCATGCGGGCTGCTGTGGCTCGACCCCCAGCCCCTGTCTGAGGACATCACGCTCGCCTATGGGGACTCGTATCCATCGCACGTGGTGCTGACCCCACCACCAAGCCTTGTCCGTCGCTTCTACTCCAGGGTCGAGAGAGGTTACTTCGCCGACGCGTTCGGCTACGACGGTCCAGAGGTCAGGTCGTGGCAACGCCTGGCTGGGCATGCCTTGGGAGGGCTTCCGCTCAGGCGCGCCGCGTGCGACTTCCAAGTGGCGCATCTGAGCGCCCTCTCTGGCGGGCGGCTCCTCGACGTCGGGTGCGGTAGAGGGGACGGTCTCCTCTTGCTGCGGCGACTTGGCTGGAGCGCCGAAGGTGTGGACTTCGATCCCTCCGCGGTTGACGCGGCGCGGACGCGCGGACTGGAAGTGCGGTGTGGTACGGTGGAGGCACAACGCTACGCCGCGGCGTCATTCGATGCCATTGTCTTGAGCCACGTCATCGAGCACCTGTTCGATCCCTTGCAGCTCCTCCGGGAGTGCGCGCGCATTCTCAAGCCAGGCGGACGGCTGGTCGTGGTCACGCCGAACACGGCGAGCCTCTTTCATGCACGATTCGGCGCGAGCTGGTTTCATCTGGACCCGCCCCGACACATCATGCTGTTTCACGCGCCTCCCCTTCGCCAGGTCGTAGAGGCGGCAGGGTTGACCATCGAACGGCTCACCACGAGCCTTCGCAGCGCCTGGCTCAATTGGATACTGAGCCGTCGCATTCAACGGGAAGGCGTCGCCGATCTGTATCGGCCACCCTCCAACCGGGAGCGGATGGAAGGATATCTGTCCGTGCTCGCCAAGCGCATTGGCACAACTGATTCCGGCGAAGAGCTCGTGCTGCTGGCTCGGAAGCCACCACCGTCTGAAGACGACCCGCGGATGGAGGCACCAGCACAGAGCCGATAG
- the gmd gene encoding GDP-mannose 4,6-dehydratase, with protein sequence MPKCAVITGITGQDGSYLAEFLVEKGYRVVGVIRRASAPNLWRIEPLQDRIELRHADLLDQLSIIRLLDEVQPDELYNLAAMSFVPTSWQQPVLTGDYNAQGVTRVLEAIRQVNVKIRFYQASSSEMFGKVREVPQTELTPFYPRSPYGVSKVFGHYMTVNYRESFGIFGCSGILFNHESPRRGLEFVTRKVSDGVARIKLGLAPTLALGTLDAKRDWGFAGDYIRAIWLMLQQDQPDDYVVASGVTHSVRELVEVAFGHAGLDWREHVVVDPQFHRPAEVDLLVGDATKARSELGWEPTVDFKTLVMMMVDADLERLRRRQLVSSTSAASA encoded by the coding sequence ATGCCGAAGTGTGCTGTCATCACGGGCATCACGGGACAAGACGGCTCGTATCTGGCCGAGTTCCTCGTCGAGAAGGGCTATCGCGTGGTGGGTGTGATCCGCCGCGCCAGCGCGCCAAACCTGTGGCGCATCGAGCCGCTTCAGGATCGGATCGAGCTCCGGCACGCCGACCTGCTCGACCAGCTCTCCATCATCCGCCTCCTCGACGAGGTGCAGCCAGACGAGCTCTACAACCTTGCCGCGATGTCGTTCGTGCCTACCTCCTGGCAGCAGCCGGTCCTGACCGGCGACTACAACGCGCAGGGCGTGACGCGGGTGCTCGAGGCGATCCGACAGGTCAATGTCAAAATCCGGTTCTACCAGGCGAGCTCGAGCGAGATGTTCGGCAAAGTGCGTGAGGTGCCCCAGACAGAGCTCACGCCGTTCTACCCGCGCAGCCCGTATGGCGTCTCGAAGGTCTTCGGCCATTACATGACGGTGAACTACCGCGAGAGCTTCGGCATCTTCGGTTGCTCGGGGATCCTGTTCAACCACGAATCACCTCGACGGGGGCTGGAGTTCGTCACGCGCAAGGTGAGCGACGGCGTCGCCCGGATCAAGCTCGGGCTCGCGCCGACGCTCGCCCTCGGCACACTGGACGCGAAGCGCGACTGGGGCTTTGCCGGCGATTACATTCGTGCCATCTGGCTCATGCTCCAGCAAGATCAGCCAGACGATTACGTGGTGGCAAGCGGTGTGACGCACTCGGTGCGCGAGCTGGTGGAGGTGGCGTTCGGCCACGCCGGTCTCGACTGGCGCGAGCACGTGGTGGTCGATCCACAGTTCCACCGGCCGGCGGAAGTCGATCTGTTGGTCGGCGACGCCACGAAGGCGCGCAGCGAGCTGGGATGGGAGCCGACGGTCGACTTCAAGACGCTCGTGATGATGATGGTGGACGCTGATCTCGAGCGCCTCCGCAGGCGCCAGCTCGTTTCCAGCACGTCGGCCGCGAGCGCGTAA